From a single Calothrix sp. NIES-2098 genomic region:
- a CDS encoding arginine decarboxylase, translated as MGVESTATSEEVVKLSSNGHKPEVKNNKQKKLLPPSISTEDSPRSWKIEDSEALYRIEGWGQPYFSINAAGHVTVSPKGDRGGSLDMFELVNALKQRNLGLPMLIRFSDILEDRIERLNACFAKAIARYNYPGVYRGVFPVKCNQQRHLIEDLVKFGKPHQFGLEAGSKPELMIALAILDTPGALLVCNGYKDQEYIETAMLAQRLGQTPIIVLEQIEEVDLVIAANRQLGIKPILGVRAKLSTQGMGRWGTSSGDRAKFGLTMPEVIEAVDKLREANLLDSLQLMHFHIGSQISAINVIKDAIQEASRIYVELAMLGADMKYLDVGGGLGVDYDGSQTNFYASKNYNMQNYANDIVAELKDTCAERQIPVPTLISESGRAIASHQSVLIFDILSTSDVPLDPPEPPQEGESPIINYLWETYQSINKENYQEFYHDAAQFKEEAISRFNLGILRLRERAKAERLYWACCHKILNITRQQDYVPDELEDLEKIMASIYYANISVFQSAPDCWAIDQLFPIMPIHRLDEEPIRRGILADLTCDSDGKIDRFIDLRDVKSVLELHTFKPGEPYYLGMFLSGAYQEIMGNLHNLFGDTNAVHIQLTPKGYQIEHVVKGDTMSEVVSYVQYDSEDMVENIRQRCEKALEEKRITLAESQRLLQTYEQSLRRYTYLNS; from the coding sequence ATGGGTGTTGAGTCAACTGCTACATCTGAAGAGGTAGTTAAGCTGTCGTCCAATGGACACAAACCGGAAGTGAAGAACAATAAGCAAAAAAAGCTTTTACCACCTAGTATTAGTACGGAAGATTCGCCTCGTTCCTGGAAAATAGAGGACAGCGAAGCTCTGTATCGTATCGAAGGTTGGGGACAACCTTATTTCTCGATCAATGCTGCCGGTCATGTGACTGTTTCCCCCAAGGGCGATCGCGGCGGTTCTCTAGACATGTTTGAATTAGTCAACGCCTTGAAGCAGCGCAACTTAGGGCTGCCGATGTTGATTCGCTTTTCTGACATTTTAGAAGACCGGATTGAGCGCTTAAACGCTTGTTTTGCCAAAGCGATCGCCCGCTATAACTATCCTGGTGTCTATCGTGGTGTATTTCCTGTCAAGTGCAACCAGCAACGCCATTTGATTGAAGATTTGGTCAAGTTTGGCAAACCCCATCAATTTGGTTTAGAAGCAGGTTCCAAGCCAGAATTAATGATTGCTCTAGCTATCTTAGATACACCGGGAGCATTGTTAGTTTGTAATGGCTATAAAGACCAGGAATACATCGAAACGGCGATGTTAGCTCAAAGGCTAGGACAAACCCCAATTATCGTCCTCGAACAAATTGAAGAAGTCGATTTAGTCATTGCTGCTAACCGTCAGTTAGGTATCAAACCTATCTTAGGAGTACGGGCAAAACTCAGTACCCAAGGTATGGGACGCTGGGGAACCTCAAGCGGCGATCGCGCAAAATTTGGTCTAACTATGCCTGAGGTAATCGAGGCAGTTGATAAGTTGCGCGAAGCTAACTTGCTCGATTCTTTGCAGTTAATGCATTTCCATATCGGCTCGCAAATCTCAGCCATTAATGTGATTAAAGATGCCATCCAAGAAGCCAGCCGCATCTACGTAGAGTTGGCAATGCTGGGTGCTGATATGAAGTATCTCGATGTCGGTGGTGGCTTGGGTGTAGATTACGATGGTTCCCAAACCAACTTCTACGCCTCGAAAAACTACAATATGCAAAACTATGCCAACGACATTGTGGCAGAGTTAAAAGATACCTGTGCGGAACGGCAAATTCCCGTACCAACGTTAATTAGTGAAAGCGGGAGAGCGATCGCTTCCCATCAATCGGTGCTGATTTTTGATATTCTCAGTACCAGCGATGTCCCCCTCGATCCCCCAGAACCTCCACAAGAGGGCGAATCCCCCATCATTAATTATCTGTGGGAAACCTACCAATCAATTAACAAAGAAAATTATCAAGAGTTCTACCACGACGCCGCCCAATTTAAAGAAGAAGCCATTAGCCGTTTCAACTTGGGTATTTTGCGCTTGCGAGAACGTGCTAAAGCCGAACGCCTCTACTGGGCTTGTTGTCATAAAATACTTAACATCACTAGACAGCAGGATTACGTACCCGACGAACTAGAAGACTTGGAAAAAATCATGGCTTCTATTTACTACGCCAATATATCGGTGTTTCAATCAGCACCAGATTGTTGGGCGATCGACCAATTATTCCCCATCATGCCCATACACCGTCTAGATGAAGAACCAATACGGCGGGGAATTTTGGCAGATCTCACCTGCGATAGCGATGGCAAAATCGACCGTTTTATTGATTTGCGCGATGTCAAATCTGTTTTAGAGCTACACACCTTTAAGCCAGGCGAACCCTATTATTTGGGAATGTTCCTCAGTGGAGCTTACCAAGAAATCATGGGTAATTTACACAACCTGTTTGGCGACACTAATGCCGTTCACATTCAATTAACGCCCAAAGGCTACCAAATTGAACATGTCGTCAAAGGCGATACCATGAGCGAAGTCGTCAGCTACGTGCAGTATGATTCTGAAGACATGGTAGAAAACATCCGCCAGCGTTGCGAAAAAGCTTTGGAAGAAAAGCGCATCACCCTAGCAGAATCGCAACGACTCCTGCAAACCTACGAACAGAGTCTCAGAAGATACACGTACTTGAATAGTTAG
- a CDS encoding pyridoxal 5'-phosphate synthase encodes MHQPIADLRKDYTLQDLSESEVDLNPFIQFKQWFEQALSAQLPEPNAMTIATATPDGKPSARMVLLKDFDERGFVFFTNYNSRKGQELAENPQAALVFWWAELERQVRITGRVEKVSEPESDRYFYSRPENSRLGAWASNQSEVLASREELELRLQELQHKYENQEIPRPAHWGGLRVIPTEIEFWQGRSSRLHDRLLYTRLDNDSWQIERLSP; translated from the coding sequence ATGCATCAACCTATTGCCGACCTTCGCAAAGATTACACCTTACAAGATTTAAGCGAATCTGAGGTTGACCTTAATCCTTTTATACAATTTAAACAATGGTTCGAGCAGGCGTTGTCAGCCCAACTTCCCGAACCCAATGCTATGACTATAGCAACCGCCACACCAGACGGTAAGCCCTCAGCGAGAATGGTACTACTCAAAGATTTTGATGAACGGGGCTTTGTTTTCTTCACCAACTATAACAGCCGTAAAGGGCAAGAACTAGCAGAAAATCCCCAAGCGGCATTGGTCTTTTGGTGGGCAGAATTAGAACGCCAAGTTCGGATTACAGGAAGGGTAGAGAAAGTTTCCGAACCCGAATCAGATCGGTATTTTTACAGCCGTCCGGAAAATAGTCGCCTGGGTGCATGGGCTTCAAATCAAAGTGAAGTCTTAGCCAGTCGAGAAGAATTAGAGCTAAGGTTGCAGGAGCTCCAGCATAAATATGAAAATCAGGAGATTCCCAGGCCTGCTCATTGGGGAGGTTTACGAGTAATTCCCACAGAAATTGAATTCTGGCAAGGAAGGTCAAGCCGCCTGCACGATCGCTTGCTCTATACTCGTTTAGATAATGACAGTTGGCAAATCGAGCGTTTATCACCTTAA
- a CDS encoding chromosome segregation and condensation protein ScpA — MDASELLETITLLIQQAEQGEIDPWDVQVIEVIDRYLELMAPESTARGYEADLSQSGQAFLSASMLVLFKANTLMQLQTAADEQAVTLDEELLESEDGLLHPTPRLPLEHHLRRRPAAMPPPKRRVTLQELIEQLQIMANQLKLVQKSSKPARPRRQPTVQSMRAALELAHQENLTEVAGELEQVLQLSAAKLHLEQNWLNLEELVELWTQSKQPHQNGSAHVSEHSHLVSVFWALLLLSAQSKVELLQEEFYQEIKIRLLRDSASTCQPLEQPIN; from the coding sequence ATGGATGCATCCGAGCTATTAGAAACAATTACACTTCTAATTCAACAAGCTGAACAAGGAGAAATCGATCCTTGGGATGTTCAGGTCATTGAGGTGATTGACCGTTACTTAGAACTAATGGCACCGGAGTCCACAGCAAGAGGCTATGAAGCCGACTTGTCTCAATCTGGACAGGCTTTCTTATCAGCATCAATGTTGGTGTTATTTAAGGCCAACACCTTAATGCAATTACAAACAGCAGCAGACGAACAAGCAGTTACACTAGATGAAGAACTGCTTGAAAGTGAAGATGGGTTGTTACATCCAACCCCTCGCCTGCCCCTAGAGCATCACTTGCGTCGCCGTCCAGCAGCCATGCCACCACCAAAACGTCGCGTGACTCTGCAAGAGTTAATCGAGCAATTGCAGATCATGGCGAACCAGCTCAAACTTGTCCAAAAAAGTAGCAAACCTGCCCGCCCTCGGCGTCAGCCAACTGTCCAATCTATGCGAGCTGCCCTAGAATTGGCTCACCAGGAAAATCTGACGGAAGTAGCTGGGGAACTAGAGCAGGTGTTGCAGCTTTCGGCAGCAAAGTTACATTTGGAGCAAAACTGGCTGAATTTGGAGGAGCTTGTAGAGTTATGGACTCAAAGCAAACAACCACACCAAAATGGCTCGGCCCATGTATCAGAACACAGTCACTTAGTAAGTGTTTTCTGGGCACTACTACTGCTATCAGCTCAATCTAAAGTAGAGCTATTGCAGGAAGAGTTTTACCAGGAGATTAAAATTCGCTTACTCAGAGATTCCGCTAGCACTTGCCAACCCTTGGAGCAGCCAATCAACTGA
- a CDS encoding nucleotidyl transferase, with protein sequence MKAMILAAGKGTRVRPITYTIPKPMIPILQKPVMEFLLELLRQHGFDQIMVNVSHLAEEIENYFRDGQRFGVQIGYSFEGKIDDDGKLVGEAIGSAGGMRRIQDFSPFFDDTFVVLCGDALIDLDLTAAVKWHRAKGSIATIISKSVPLEEVSSYGVVVTDDDGRVKAFQEKPSTEEALSTNINTGIYIFEPEVFNYIPSGVEYDIGSQLFPKLVEIGAPFYAIPMDFEWVDIGKVPDYWRAIQGVLLGEIKNVQIPGHEVAPGIYTGLNVAVNWDKVDITGPVYIGGMTRIEDGAKIVGPAMIGPNCWICSGATVENSVIFEWSRLGPGVRLVDKLVFGRYCVDKTGATIDVQAAALDWLITDARQAPPSQTPAERQAIAELLNTTVI encoded by the coding sequence ATGAAGGCGATGATTCTTGCGGCGGGTAAAGGTACTCGTGTTCGTCCGATTACCTACACAATCCCGAAACCGATGATTCCCATCCTGCAAAAGCCAGTGATGGAATTTTTACTGGAACTGTTACGTCAACATGGTTTTGACCAAATTATGGTCAACGTTAGCCATTTAGCTGAAGAAATCGAAAACTATTTTCGTGATGGTCAGCGGTTCGGCGTACAGATTGGCTATTCTTTTGAAGGCAAAATTGATGACGACGGTAAACTAGTTGGGGAAGCTATTGGATCGGCTGGCGGGATGCGGCGCATCCAAGATTTCTCGCCGTTTTTTGACGATACCTTTGTGGTATTGTGCGGTGATGCTTTAATTGACTTAGATTTAACAGCAGCAGTCAAATGGCATAGAGCCAAAGGTTCGATCGCTACCATTATTTCCAAATCAGTACCTTTAGAAGAAGTTTCTAGCTACGGTGTGGTCGTGACTGACGACGATGGCCGTGTGAAAGCTTTCCAAGAAAAACCCTCAACAGAAGAAGCTCTCAGCACTAACATCAACACGGGTATTTACATTTTTGAGCCAGAAGTATTTAACTATATCCCTTCTGGAGTTGAGTACGACATTGGTAGCCAGCTCTTCCCCAAACTCGTAGAAATTGGTGCGCCTTTCTATGCTATCCCAATGGACTTTGAATGGGTAGATATTGGTAAGGTTCCCGACTACTGGCGAGCAATTCAGGGCGTACTTTTGGGTGAAATTAAAAATGTGCAAATCCCCGGTCATGAAGTCGCCCCTGGGATCTACACTGGCTTAAATGTAGCTGTGAATTGGGACAAAGTGGATATCACAGGCCCAGTTTACATTGGTGGTATGACCAGAATTGAAGACGGAGCCAAAATTGTGGGCCCCGCGATGATTGGCCCCAATTGTTGGATATGCAGTGGCGCGACTGTAGAAAACAGCGTCATTTTTGAATGGTCGCGTTTGGGGCCGGGAGTCCGCTTAGTCGATAAGCTGGTGTTTGGGCGTTACTGCGTCGATAAAACTGGCGCAACGATTGACGTTCAAGCTGCGGCTTTAGACTGGCTGATTACCGATGCGCGTCAAGCACCGCCATCTCAAACTCCAGCTGAGCGACAAGCGATCGCAGAACTTCTCAATACGACTGTGATTTAG
- a CDS encoding VacB/RNase II family 3'-5' exoribonuclease, whose product MEFSIATLLANFTDDKLVARKVLEKKLGCEDEISLQKLHIALDILEKIGILVKERGKYRRVVEEGLIEAKLRCSSKGFCFAIQDVEGAEDIYIRESHLSNAWNGDRVLVRVLKEGSRRRSPEGEVKLILERSNHTLLARIKQVESGFRAVPLDDRLLFELKLQTNGMKLEQALDHLAHVEVLRYPLAQYPPLGRVVQILGSDAEAAADIDLVTCKHDLGRNFPEAILEAATKLPKRLLKADLKNRQDLRSLFTFTITGVNGDPKVVENALSLEKTAKGFWRLGFHISDVSHFVQPDEALDREALKRGRSVYLGELVLPMLPDTVADRCSLVAGSDRLTLSFLITIDPKTGEIEEWELQPSVINVDTALTKQQAQAILNGESHKQSEQVVQTLQDLEELRKVVKQVRLARGSLQLNLPPSQNPYNDEGILGAVVVNDLPVHSLLTELVLLVNQLIASHFSALGVPAIWRVQGTPDAEDVQEMLKLAINLGVELALEPEVDIQPLDYQHLTRAFVESASEQVLTYLLQDTLKPASYSTAKAPHFGLALPQYLHFTAPLRRYPDLLLQRVYYTLLEHGRDRRNTRVRERVNLRHSSSHIEINWNVLPPELQQELQSDLTRVIIQINDREKEVQEAEADLAGLQKAQLMKQRIGQVFQGVITGVQSYGFFVEIEVPAAEVEASTQLGVPLRVEGLVHVSSLKDDWYEYRARQQALFGRKNRASYRLGDRVSVQVKSVDYYRQQIDLVTVGSDGVAKGLDISSPNDDLSDIYLASHLDPADLEPYGEDE is encoded by the coding sequence ATGGAATTTTCAATCGCTACACTCCTTGCCAATTTCACCGATGATAAATTGGTAGCTCGTAAAGTTTTGGAAAAGAAACTTGGCTGCGAGGATGAAATTAGTTTACAAAAACTTCACATTGCCCTAGACATATTAGAGAAAATCGGGATTTTAGTTAAAGAACGCGGCAAATATCGCCGGGTTGTAGAAGAAGGATTGATCGAAGCAAAACTTCGTTGTTCTAGTAAGGGCTTTTGCTTTGCAATTCAAGATGTAGAAGGCGCTGAGGATATTTACATTCGTGAAAGCCATCTCAGTAATGCGTGGAATGGCGATCGCGTTTTAGTTAGAGTTCTCAAAGAAGGTAGTCGCCGCCGTTCTCCCGAAGGCGAAGTGAAGCTGATTCTCGAACGCTCTAATCACACTTTACTCGCCCGAATTAAGCAAGTCGAAAGCGGCTTTCGTGCGGTTCCTCTTGACGATCGCCTGCTGTTTGAACTCAAATTGCAAACAAATGGCATGAAATTAGAACAAGCCCTCGATCACCTAGCCCATGTGGAAGTGCTACGTTACCCCCTTGCACAATATCCGCCACTGGGTCGAGTGGTACAAATCTTAGGTAGCGACGCCGAAGCCGCTGCTGATATAGATTTGGTTACTTGTAAGCACGATTTAGGCCGTAATTTCCCTGAGGCAATTCTAGAAGCAGCTACCAAGTTGCCCAAAAGACTACTGAAAGCAGACCTGAAAAATCGCCAGGATTTACGCAGTTTGTTTACCTTCACCATCACCGGAGTCAACGGCGATCCAAAAGTGGTAGAAAATGCCTTGAGTTTGGAAAAAACTGCTAAAGGCTTTTGGCGTTTGGGCTTTCACATCAGCGATGTTTCTCACTTTGTCCAACCAGACGAAGCCCTCGATCGCGAAGCACTCAAACGGGGTAGGTCAGTGTATCTGGGCGAATTAGTACTGCCAATGTTACCCGATACAGTAGCCGATCGCTGTTCTTTAGTTGCAGGAAGCGATCGCTTAACTCTCTCATTTTTAATTACCATCGACCCGAAAACCGGAGAGATAGAAGAGTGGGAACTTCAACCCAGCGTGATTAATGTCGATACCGCCCTGACGAAACAACAAGCTCAAGCAATTCTCAATGGTGAATCGCACAAGCAATCCGAACAAGTTGTTCAGACATTGCAAGACCTGGAAGAATTACGGAAAGTTGTGAAACAGGTGCGTTTGGCTCGTGGTAGCTTGCAGTTAAATTTGCCGCCTAGTCAAAATCCCTACAACGATGAGGGAATTTTAGGAGCTGTGGTGGTCAATGATTTACCCGTGCATTCTCTGTTAACAGAGTTAGTACTGTTAGTAAATCAATTGATAGCCAGCCATTTCAGCGCTTTGGGAGTCCCTGCAATTTGGCGAGTTCAAGGTACGCCCGACGCCGAAGATGTGCAAGAAATGCTGAAATTGGCGATCAATTTAGGTGTGGAACTGGCGCTAGAACCAGAAGTAGATATCCAACCCCTAGATTATCAACATCTAACTAGGGCGTTTGTGGAATCTGCCTCCGAGCAAGTACTGACCTATTTGTTGCAAGATACACTCAAACCAGCGAGTTACAGTACTGCTAAAGCTCCCCACTTTGGACTGGCGCTCCCGCAATATCTGCACTTTACTGCTCCCTTGCGGCGATATCCAGATTTGCTGTTGCAGAGAGTGTATTATACGTTACTCGAACACGGACGCGATCGCCGTAACACCCGTGTCAGAGAACGTGTTAATCTGCGCCACTCCTCTTCCCATATAGAAATTAACTGGAACGTTTTACCCCCAGAATTACAACAAGAACTGCAAAGCGATTTGACGCGGGTAATTATCCAAATTAACGACCGCGAAAAAGAAGTTCAAGAAGCCGAAGCCGATTTAGCTGGGCTGCAAAAAGCTCAACTAATGAAACAGCGCATCGGTCAAGTTTTTCAGGGAGTAATTACAGGCGTACAATCCTACGGTTTCTTTGTGGAAATTGAAGTCCCCGCCGCCGAAGTTGAAGCTAGCACTCAACTGGGCGTACCACTGCGAGTCGAAGGATTAGTCCACGTCAGTTCCCTGAAAGACGATTGGTATGAATATCGCGCCAGACAACAAGCTTTATTTGGGCGGAAAAATCGCGCTTCTTACAGACTAGGCGATCGCGTTTCTGTCCAAGTCAAGAGTGTTGATTACTACCGTCAGCAAATTGATTTAGTCACTGTGGGTAGTGATGGCGTAGCTAAAGGTTTAGATATCAGCAGCCCAAATGATGATTTGTCAGACATTTACTTAGCATCTCATCTCGATCCTGCTGACTTAGAACCTTATGGGGAGGATGAGTAA